From Styela clava chromosome 6, kaStyClav1.hap1.2, whole genome shotgun sequence, one genomic window encodes:
- the LOC144424448 gene encoding tenascin-N-like, with the protein MVSTFCGTFMEIEILAQYIYDLIPPQNLRLQEVGEDYIIVRFDIAPSYFDGITFQLASKVFPDSIIDGTTVKVVDGKYNPLVRFSNLEPGTEYLITGFSYVEGYESEPVTLEVQTEQPPPRPTNVRVDDLATTSFTVRWDEHEDVDLYSCEVFFEPQPGVIGTRGRVYRNTALESPEVILTELTPGARYTIVVANIVGRRTSETVELSERTYPLQLKSFEQTGEGFDFVRLQFLPGEGVVDDFTFTIARADNIETILESTRVDIINGRVNNVVTFNDLSPNTQYVVSGYSTSGNKNSAVTNIMAKTRGELASPSNLRIEDVTTNSFTVKWDQADNVDFYFAEIFLLGEDSSQRVFFTNASKVPEIKSPPLTPGGRYRIDVANIGGGRMSDKMGIEETTTPMPIQNLRILNLNTNSATITFDVLPGIVDSFDIRIALKEVPDLPFEFKEVKVENGRVNALVRFSDLEPGREYEVTGIAKSGESESRPAKIQFSTDISTPAPINVRVDDVETTSFTVRWNEQDDVDFYSCVVFLLPPPGSLGAPAPIYSNSQLSSPEAIITGLTPGARYGIEVANIVGDKTSGMVDLEQRTTERKVDESNLLYAEPRAPRCPRCIDLMVDVQGKHVVTISTMLTFFVQ; encoded by the exons ATGGTATCGACGTTTTGTGGCACTTTCATGGAAATCGAAATATTGGCTCagtatatatacg ATCTCATACCACCTCAAAACTTAAGACTTCAAGAAGTTGGAGAGGATTATATCATTGTCAGATTCGACATTGCACCTAGTTATTTTGACGGTATTACCTTTCAACTTGCATCTAAAGTATTTCCGGATTCTATTATTGACGGCACAACG GTAAAAGTAGTTGATGGGAAATACAATCCTTTGGTTAGATTTTCTAATCTTGAACCAGGAACAGAATACCTCATTACCGGATTTTCTTATGTTGAAGGATATGAAAGTGAACCAGTAACATTGGAGGTCCAGACTG AACAACCTCCACCACGCCCAACTAACGTTCGAGTGGATGATTTGGCAACAACTTCATTTACTGTTAGATGGGATGAACACGAAGATGTTGAT ctGTACTCATGTGAAGTATTCTTTGAGCCACAGCCTGGTGTAATAGGCACTCGGGGTAGAGTATATCGCAATACTGCACTTGAATCACCAGAAGTTATTTTGACTGAACTTACTCCCGGAGCTCGGTATACGATTGTAGTTGCTAACATTGTAGGACGAAGAACATCTGAAACTGTTGAACTATCAGAAAGAACAT ATCCTTTGCAGCTGAAAAGTTTCGAACAAACTGGTGAAGGTTTTGATTTCGTCAGATTACAATTTCTACCTGGAGAAGGAGTTGTTGATGATTTCACATTCACTATTGCACGAGCTGATAACATAGAAACAATATTAGAATCTACAAGG GTTGACATTATAAATGGAAGAGTGAACAATGTTGTTACATTTAATGATTTATCTCCTAATACGCAATATGTTGTATCTGGATATTCAACAAGTGGAAATAAGAATAGCGCAGTAACCAATATCATGGCCAAAAcaa GAGGTGAATTAGCCAGCCCATCTAATCTACGCATTGAAGATGTTACAACTAATTCTTTTACTGTCAAATGGGATCAAGCAGATAATGTTGAT TTCTACTTTGCCGAAATTTTCTTACTGGGCGAAGATTCGAGTCAAAGAGTATTTTTCACTAATGCATCAAAAGTACCTGAAATAAAATCACCTCCTTTAACACCTGGTGGAAGATATAGAATTGATGTTGCAAATATTGGTGGTGGAAGAATGTCGGACAAAATGGGCATTGAAGAAACAACAA CTCCGATGCCGATACAAAATCTGAGAATTTTAAATCTGAATACTAATTCTGCAACAATTACATTCGATGTTTTACCTGGAATCGTGGATTCATTTGATATAAGAATTGCTCTCAAAGAAGTTCCCGATTTACCTTTTGAATTCAAAGAG GTTAAAGTTGAGAATGGCAGAGTTAATGCACTGGTTAGATTTTCTGATCTTGAACCTGGAAGGGAATATGAAGTGACTGGAATCGCGAAAAGTGGAGAATCGGAAAGCAGACCCGCAAAAATTCAATTCAGCACAG ATATCTCTACCCCAGCACCAATCAATGTTCGAGTGGATGATGTAGAAACAACTTCATTTACTGTTCGATGGAATGAGCAAGATGATGTGGAT TTTTATTCTTGTGTTGTTTTCCTCCTGCCACCCCCAGGCAGTTTAGGAGCACCTGCTCCAATATATAGTAACTCACAACTGAGTTCGCCGGAAGCGATCATTACTGGTTTAACCCCTGGTGCTCGTTATGGAATTGAAGTCGCAAATATTGTTGGAGACAAAACATCTGGAATGGTAGATTTGGAACAACGCACCA CGGAGAGAAAAGTTGATGAGTCAAATTTATTATATGCTGAACCACGGGCTCCCAGATGTCCCAGATGCATAGACCTAATGGTGGATGTGCAAGGAAAGCATGTTGTAACGATTAGCACAATGTTGacattttttgttcaataa